One genomic segment of Trichococcus shcherbakoviae includes these proteins:
- the galT gene encoding UDP-glucose--hexose-1-phosphate uridylyltransferase produces the protein MQDSSIDQVIRDFVSKGIAAHRIHSLDERYAINHLLGLLEIDTYDVQKIPSIPLPNLLDSLDRMIGYAIEKHLISDIPEEIEIMEAQVMELITPLPSEVNKRFWMHYEEAPMRATDEFYRLSQDNDYIKTRKIAKNKHFSIDSKYGKLEITINLSKPEKTRQQMEAARATEGGNYPICALCMENEGYRGRSDSAARSNHRIVRLPLFGENWGFQYSPYSYYNEHCIILSEEHVPMHVNEETIANLLEIVTVFPHYFIGSNAGLPIVGGSILSHEHYQGGRHHFPMEAAKVLRNLALEGFPEVEAEVLFWPLSVIRLRSEDRDVVAAAACTIMEEWQRYSDPQADILAESAGMRHNAVTLIARRVGEAYELDVVLRNNRTSEALPDGIFHPHPDVQHIKKENIGLIEVLGLAILPPRLDTELNEVADYLLGKTADVASCHREWAEELKQQGPFEADSVMEMFHEAVGEKFLRVIEDAGVYKQTAEGQAAFDRFLSTLESQQ, from the coding sequence TTGCAGGATAGCAGCATCGACCAAGTCATACGGGATTTTGTCAGTAAAGGCATTGCGGCACATCGCATCCATAGCCTGGATGAGCGATACGCCATCAATCACTTATTGGGTTTATTAGAGATAGACACTTATGATGTTCAAAAAATACCTTCCATTCCTTTGCCCAATTTACTGGACTCACTGGATCGGATGATCGGCTACGCGATTGAAAAGCATCTGATTTCGGATATTCCTGAGGAAATCGAAATCATGGAAGCGCAAGTAATGGAACTGATCACACCTTTGCCTTCGGAAGTGAACAAGCGTTTCTGGATGCATTATGAAGAAGCACCGATGCGGGCAACCGATGAGTTCTATCGTTTGAGTCAGGATAATGACTACATCAAGACTAGGAAAATCGCAAAAAACAAACATTTTTCGATCGATTCCAAATACGGCAAGCTGGAGATCACGATAAACCTTTCCAAACCCGAGAAAACGCGCCAACAGATGGAGGCTGCGCGTGCAACGGAAGGCGGCAACTATCCTATTTGTGCGCTCTGCATGGAAAATGAAGGATACAGAGGGAGATCAGACTCGGCCGCAAGAAGCAATCATCGGATTGTGCGTCTTCCTTTGTTCGGGGAAAATTGGGGCTTTCAATATTCGCCTTATTCCTATTATAACGAGCACTGCATCATCCTTTCCGAAGAGCATGTGCCCATGCATGTCAATGAAGAGACGATTGCGAACCTGTTGGAGATCGTGACGGTTTTCCCACATTACTTCATCGGATCCAATGCGGGTTTGCCGATAGTCGGAGGTTCCATCCTCAGCCATGAACATTATCAAGGCGGGCGTCACCATTTCCCCATGGAAGCTGCCAAAGTTCTCCGGAACCTGGCGTTGGAAGGTTTCCCGGAAGTCGAAGCCGAAGTACTCTTTTGGCCGCTTTCGGTCATTCGTCTCCGTTCAGAGGATAGGGATGTGGTCGCTGCCGCCGCGTGCACCATTATGGAAGAATGGCAAAGGTACAGCGACCCGCAAGCGGATATCTTAGCGGAATCGGCAGGCATGCGCCATAATGCGGTAACCCTCATTGCGCGCCGTGTCGGAGAAGCTTACGAGTTGGATGTGGTGTTGCGGAATAACCGGACAAGCGAAGCGTTGCCTGACGGCATCTTCCATCCGCATCCGGATGTCCAGCACATCAAAAAAGAAAACATCGGCTTAATCGAAGTGCTCGGCCTGGCGATTTTGCCGCCGCGATTGGATACAGAGCTCAACGAAGTTGCCGACTATCTGCTGGGGAAAACCGCTGATGTCGCCTCCTGCCATCGGGAGTGGGCCGAAGAACTAAAGCAGCAAGGGCCTTTCGAAGCAGATTCCGTCATGGAAATGTTCCATGAGGCAGTCGGGGAAAAATTCCTGCGCGTGATCGAGGATGCGGGTGTGTATAAGCAAACAGCGGAAGGCCAAGCTGCCTTTGATCGCTTTTTGAGCACACTTGAAAGTCAACAATGA
- a CDS encoding LacI family DNA-binding transcriptional regulator, producing MATMKDIAERAGVSTATVSRVLNHDETLSVGKETKDRIFAAAKELNYTKTKKKKSREKILLLQWYTQEEELDDLYYQGIRLGAEERAEAEGYDVVRVFHDVTFDIEKDVIGIVAIGKFGERQVQRLMDFGKPLCFIDSDQFKWKQDCVIVDFASAMEQVIAEMDRGEHTKIGFLEGKELTNDKEMLVRDLRSELFLAELRKRGWYRDKYHRVGSFSTSSGYEMMNQLINENREQLPTFLFAENDAIAIGALRALQEADIAVPNQISVVGFNDSKVAKYVYPTLSTIRVDTREMGNTGVSLLLDRIAYPRKIAKKISLSTEWIKRASTK from the coding sequence ATGGCGACCATGAAGGACATCGCCGAAAGGGCAGGAGTCTCGACTGCGACGGTTTCGCGCGTGCTGAACCACGATGAGACGCTTTCTGTCGGCAAGGAAACGAAAGATCGGATTTTCGCAGCCGCAAAAGAGCTGAATTATACTAAAACGAAAAAAAAGAAAAGCAGGGAAAAGATCCTGCTGCTGCAGTGGTACACCCAAGAGGAAGAATTGGATGACCTCTATTATCAAGGCATCCGTTTAGGGGCCGAAGAACGTGCCGAAGCCGAAGGGTACGATGTCGTACGGGTTTTCCATGATGTGACCTTCGATATCGAAAAGGACGTCATCGGCATCGTGGCAATCGGTAAATTCGGAGAGCGACAGGTGCAGAGGCTGATGGATTTCGGCAAGCCCCTGTGCTTCATCGACTCGGACCAATTCAAATGGAAACAGGATTGCGTCATTGTTGATTTTGCATCAGCGATGGAACAGGTCATTGCCGAAATGGACAGAGGCGAACACACCAAAATCGGATTTTTGGAAGGCAAAGAGCTGACGAACGACAAAGAAATGCTGGTCCGCGATCTGCGCTCGGAGCTGTTTCTTGCCGAACTGCGCAAGCGCGGCTGGTACCGGGACAAGTATCACCGCGTCGGGAGTTTCAGCACTTCCTCGGGATACGAAATGATGAATCAGTTAATCAACGAAAACCGGGAACAGCTTCCGACTTTCCTGTTTGCCGAAAACGATGCAATTGCGATAGGTGCCTTGCGTGCTTTGCAGGAAGCGGATATTGCGGTACCAAATCAAATTTCAGTAGTCGGATTCAACGATAGCAAGGTCGCCAAATACGTCTATCCGACTTTGTCGACCATCCGTGTCGATACGCGCGAGATGGGCAACACAGGTGTATCCTTGTTGCTTGACCGCATCGCCTATCCGCGGAAAATAGCCAAAAAAATCAGCTTGTCCACTGAATGGATCAAGCGCGCATCGACAAAGTGA
- a CDS encoding CsbD family protein yields MDSGMGDKLKGMKDKVVGKIKEEYGDLVDDPEKELEGKLQQARGEAVEKAGEIKEDISDKVDDLADKANDKIDEWKK; encoded by the coding sequence ATGGATTCAGGTATGGGCGATAAATTAAAAGGCATGAAGGACAAAGTAGTCGGCAAAATCAAAGAGGAATACGGCGACCTAGTGGACGACCCAGAAAAAGAACTCGAAGGAAAACTCCAACAAGCACGCGGTGAAGCAGTCGAAAAAGCGGGCGAAATCAAAGAAGACATCAGCGACAAAGTCGATGATTTAGCCGATAAAGCAAATGATAAAATCGATGAGTGGAAAAAATAA
- the tsaB gene encoding tRNA (adenosine(37)-N6)-threonylcarbamoyltransferase complex dimerization subunit type 1 TsaB yields MKILAIESSNQTMSAAVCENGRLLAEVTTNGNLQHSTQLMPAVDHVMQLAGWKPADLERIAVAKGPGSYTGVRIGATIAKTLAWTLAIPLVPISSLKVIAGNCEGAAHKLVPMIDARRGNCYTAVYQFEDNLLVERIADTHIASEEWFQRLLAEEGTYLFVGEDISKYRERISELFKERALFAGESQALPRASVLATLSESGTAEDPHTFVPAYLKNPEAEEKWEEKHHSNRREDYVERVDSSI; encoded by the coding sequence ATGAAAATATTAGCCATCGAATCCTCAAACCAGACAATGAGTGCGGCTGTATGCGAAAATGGCCGCTTGCTCGCAGAGGTCACCACAAACGGAAATCTTCAGCACAGCACCCAATTGATGCCCGCAGTGGACCATGTCATGCAACTTGCCGGATGGAAGCCTGCCGATTTGGAACGCATCGCAGTCGCTAAGGGTCCGGGATCGTACACAGGGGTCAGGATCGGAGCGACCATCGCCAAGACTTTGGCATGGACATTGGCGATTCCTTTGGTGCCGATCTCCAGCCTGAAGGTTATCGCCGGCAATTGTGAAGGGGCTGCGCACAAGCTTGTCCCAATGATTGACGCACGCCGGGGCAACTGTTACACAGCGGTTTATCAATTCGAGGACAACTTGTTGGTGGAACGGATTGCCGACACACATATAGCCAGTGAAGAGTGGTTCCAACGCTTGTTGGCGGAAGAAGGCACCTATCTGTTTGTGGGAGAAGACATCAGCAAATACCGCGAGCGCATCAGTGAACTATTCAAGGAACGCGCGCTGTTTGCGGGAGAGTCACAGGCTTTGCCGCGCGCGAGCGTTCTGGCCACACTTTCGGAATCCGGAACAGCGGAGGATCCGCACACATTTGTGCCGGCTTACTTGAAAAACCCGGAAGCTGAAGAAAAATGGGAAGAAAAGCATCACAGTAATCGGAGGGAAGACTACGTTGAAAGAGTGGATTCATCGATTTAA
- the rimI gene encoding ribosomal protein S18-alanine N-acetyltransferase, which produces MKEWIHRFKSVYKEVQADVLAKFLSKRVPSDEETYLLRNQLPVRLMIGRKQHIPDILYIERMSYAGATPWGRTALENDILQNPKSLYYVLYEGYSPIAFLGARLDGKDIHITNLAVVPEFQQIGAATLLLRVLRSFADEKGATSISLEVRMSNHRAKALYAKMGFLPERVKQHYYHGDGEDALEMVWPLAGKQSEVKEDVHATHV; this is translated from the coding sequence TTGAAAGAGTGGATTCATCGATTTAAATCCGTGTACAAGGAAGTTCAGGCTGATGTTCTGGCTAAATTCCTTTCAAAGCGCGTTCCCTCCGATGAGGAAACCTATTTGCTGCGTAATCAGCTGCCCGTCAGATTGATGATCGGCAGGAAACAGCATATTCCGGATATTCTCTATATCGAACGGATGAGCTATGCTGGCGCGACCCCTTGGGGAAGGACCGCATTGGAGAATGATATATTGCAGAATCCCAAATCGCTGTATTACGTTCTGTATGAAGGGTATTCGCCCATCGCTTTTTTGGGTGCCAGATTGGACGGAAAAGATATCCATATCACGAATTTGGCGGTAGTGCCCGAATTTCAGCAGATAGGTGCGGCTACTTTGTTGTTGCGGGTACTGAGAAGCTTTGCAGACGAAAAAGGCGCCACCAGCATCAGTCTGGAAGTGAGGATGTCAAACCATCGGGCGAAGGCTTTGTACGCGAAAATGGGTTTTCTGCCTGAGCGTGTCAAGCAGCATTATTACCACGGTGATGGCGAAGACGCTTTGGAGATGGTATGGCCGTTAGCGGGAAAACAATCGGAAGTAAAGGAAGATGTTCATGCAACGCACGTTTGA
- the rimI gene encoding ribosomal protein S18-alanine N-acetyltransferase, producing the protein MQRTFEICDLKADAGKLEQHAQDLYELTLLANEGHSSWKASSFLSELKDNHSLYTGCMEENKLVGYICCMAVVDEASVNNFAVAPNQQGKGIGTKLLQEMIVLLQTQGMERLWLEVRVSNEAAYNLYKKIGFTEIYRRKEYYQNPIEDAYIMELALTSENKEEAED; encoded by the coding sequence ATGCAACGCACGTTTGAAATCTGCGACCTGAAGGCGGACGCAGGCAAGTTGGAGCAACATGCACAGGATTTGTACGAACTTACATTGCTGGCCAATGAGGGGCATTCCAGTTGGAAAGCTTCTTCGTTCCTGTCTGAACTGAAGGATAATCATTCCCTTTACACAGGCTGCATGGAAGAAAACAAGCTGGTGGGCTATATTTGTTGCATGGCGGTTGTGGATGAGGCATCGGTCAATAATTTTGCGGTAGCACCTAATCAGCAAGGAAAAGGCATCGGAACAAAATTGTTGCAGGAGATGATCGTCTTGCTGCAAACGCAGGGGATGGAACGGCTTTGGCTTGAAGTCCGTGTCTCCAACGAAGCTGCCTACAACCTGTACAAAAAAATAGGTTTCACAGAAATATACCGAAGAAAAGAGTATTATCAGAATCCGATCGAGGATGCCTACATCATGGAATTGGCGCTGACATCGGAAAATAAAGAGGAGGCGGAAGACTGA